One genomic region from Vanacampus margaritifer isolate UIUO_Vmar chromosome 2, RoL_Vmar_1.0, whole genome shotgun sequence encodes:
- the LOC144043202 gene encoding lipopolysaccharide-induced tumor necrosis factor-alpha factor homolog, translated as MEKGYPGQESAPPYPGYPMTYGAAVPPPGFQPAPYVGPPPGFQPAPYVGPPPVGYQGGPSTTVTHVAVAPTMQDIPTQAICPHCQQTVVTETQRTPGLMTWAICGGLTLIGCFLCCFIPFCVDSCKDVEHHCPNCRKLIHIYKRL; from the exons ATGGAAAAAGGATACCCAGGACAAGAATCAGCTCCGCCCTACCCTGGATACCCCATGACCTATGGTGCTGCAGTGCCCCCACCTGGGTTTCAACCAGCACCTTATGTCGGACCCCCACCTGGGTTTCAACCAGCACCTTATGTCGGACCCCCACCTGTTGGATACCAAGGAG GTCCCTCTACCACAG TGACTCACGTGGCGGTAGCGCCTACCATGCAAGACATCCCCACACAAGCCATATGCCCCCACTGTCAGCAGACAGTGGTCACCGAGACACAGCGCACGCCAGGCCTGATGACCTGGGCCATCTGCGGAGGCCTCACCCTCATTGG GTGTTTTCTCTGCTGCTTTATACCATTCTGTGTGGACTCTTGCAAGGATGTGGAGCATCACTGTCCCAACTGCCGCAAACTGATCCACATTTACAAGCGATTATAA
- the LOC144044135 gene encoding LITAF domain-containing protein-like translates to MEKGDPGQESSPPDYPMTYGAAVPPPGPQPAPYVGSPPVGYQGGPSTTGTHVVVVPSLPDIPTQTKCPHCRETVVTETHYKPGLMTWAICGGLSLIGCIPCGFIAFCVDACKDVEHHCTNCRRLIHIHKRI, encoded by the exons ATGGAAAAAGGAGACCCAGGACAAGAATCATCTCCGCCCGACTACCCCATGACCTATGGTGCTGCAGTGCCCCCACCTGGGCCTCAACCAGCACCTTATGTCGGATCCCCACCTGTTGGATACCAAGGAG GTCCCTCTACCACAG GGACCCACGTGGTGGTAGTGCCTTCCCTGCCCGACATCCCCACACAAACCAAATGCCCCCACTGTCGGGAGACAGTGGTCACCGAGACGCACTACAAGCCAGGCCTGATGACCTGGGCCATCTGCGGAGGCCTCAGCCTCATTGG GTGTATTCCCTGCGGCTTTATAGCATTCTGTGTGGACGCTTGCAAGGATGTGGAGCATCACTGTACCAACTGCCGCAGACTGATCCACATTCACAAGCGAATATGA